A window of Coturnix japonica isolate 7356 chromosome 2, Coturnix japonica 2.1, whole genome shotgun sequence contains these coding sequences:
- the CCDC13 gene encoding coiled-coil domain-containing protein 13 isoform X2, giving the protein MESDVNGNEHFKSQFKALQVQQQRRLQNLMERKKEKQNSQKSNSGNGKETFNIPTDLNLFETEQPVTEDESKRSLEVENEQLQDQLREVRDENCRLYKLVTEKDFEIKQLQKKLQESRLVLSGTSGLAGDVAATKIVELAKKNREIIAETESEKAKVKQLNNKVKELERELQTAVEKIHFLSGNDGIKQSALKRTEENLAEIPEVKALQEKLTTANFKVLEYRNQLQSAKQELKMTQKLLANEVGEDVNIQSLLTNSGSWRGRAQQILVLQSKIRELESQLGQNKSKTSLSEMDEELLALTDPRKLSAQEKNLLKIRSLEKERKEALEKLTVEHDALQKNHEEVKKILDATKARNKVLCGEVKTLKGQIATLLEKGKHDDELIDALLSQQKQMQEILKHMSQQDEKNKESQQLLGQHLNNEAQKQNCLIEQLRQMVAEREAKVKELEEEIGQLALQKKSAHQGDNSGAVVTPPSAHSEDLYLSGLKPLTSAGDQVGRIASARTVSRMGHTLIESAATKPSLLNSNITPGRLAGNDSLDFKVLQTQITEHKALCQAAEVERDRLLELVTVLQKRIEEGSDKVLETEKRLQEERRRCVILEQQLEKLQMEPGRITSTQKPPLRSKTGQSAGQSRLTLNMSDRKELSAAQLSKLPLESQIEELSTRLVIQLDENEALKAALEAT; this is encoded by the exons ATGGAGTCAGACGTAAATGGGAACGAACATTTTAAAAGCCAGTTTAAAGCTCTTCAGGTACAACAGCAGAGAAGATTGCAGAATCtaatggagaggaagaaagaaaagcagaacagtcaGAAGAGTAACAGTGGCAATGGAAAGGAGACTTTCAACATCCCGACTGATCTAAACTTGTTTGAAACAGAACAACCTGTAACTGAAGATGAGAGCAAAAG atCGCTTGAGGTTGAGAATGAACAACTCCAGGATCAGCTTCGAGAGGTCCGGGATGAGAACTGCAGACTATACAAACTGGTGACAGAGAAAGATTTTGAGATAAagcaactgcagaaaaaatTACAGGAGAGTAGATTGGTTTTGTCAG GGACGTCTGGTTTAGCAGGGGATGTTGCAGCTACGAAAATAGTTGAACTGGCCAAAAAGAACCGTGAGATAATTGCCGAGACTGAGAGTGAAAAAGCCAAAGTGAAGCAACTGAATAACAAAGTCAAAGAGCTGGAGAGAGAA ctgcagacagcggtggaaaaaatacattttcttagtGGCAATGATGGCATCAAGCAGTCAGCTCTGAAGAGGACAGAAGAAAACTTG gCTGAAATTCCAGAGGTGAAAGCATTGCAAGAAAAATTAACTACAGCCAACTTCAAAGTGCTGGAGTATCGTAACCAGCTGCAATCTGCAAAACAGGAACTGAAGATGACCCAAAAG CTCTTAGCAAATGAAGTTGGTGAAGATGTGAATATCCAAAGTCTCTTGACCAATTCTGGCAGCTGGCGTGGACGGGCCCAGCAAATTCTTGTTCTCCAAAGCAAG ATTAGAGAGCTGGAGAGTCAGTTGGGtcaaaacaagagcaaaacatCACTGAGTGAAATGGATGAGGAACTACTGGCTCTTACCGACCCGAGGAAGCTGTCAGCCCAAGAGAAGAACTTGCTGAAAATTCGcagtttggaaaaagaaaggaaagaagccTTGGAG AAACTCACTGTGGAACATGATGCTCTCCAAAAAAATCATgaggaagtgaaaaaaatccTCGATGCAACAAAAGCCAGGAACAAAGTGCTGTGTGGCGAAGTGAAAACCTTGAAAGGACAGATCGCAACCctgctggagaaaggaaaacacgATGATGAGCTCATCGATGCCTTACTG agccagcagaaacaaatgcaggAAATCTTAAAGCACATGAGCCAGCAGGatgagaagaacaaagaatCCCAGCAGTTGCTAGGACAGCACTTGAACAATGAggctcagaaacaaaactgccttATAGAGCAACTCAGGCAGATGGTGGCTGAACGAGAAGCAAAGGTTAAAGAGCTGGAAGAGGAGATTGGGCAACTCGCACTTCAG AAGAAATCTGCCCATCAAGGGGACAATTCAGGAGCTGTTGTTACACCACCCTCTGCACACTCAGAAGATCTATATCTTTCTGGGCTTAAGCCTCTGACATCAGCCGGCGATCAGGTTGGAAGGATTGCATCTGCTCG caCCGTGTCCAGAATGGGCCATACGCTTATAGAATCAGCAGCTACCAAACCTTCCCTTCTCAATAGCAACATCACACCTGGAAG gCTTGCTGGCAATGACAGCCTGGATTTCAAAGTGCTGCAGACACAGATCACGGAGCACAAGGCCCTGTGCCAGGCTGCAGAAGTGGAGAGAGACAGGCTCCTGGAGCTggtcactgtgctgcagaaaag GATAGAAGAAGGCAGTGATAAAGTCCTGGAAACTGAGAAGAGACTTCAGGAAGAGCGGCGGCGATGTGTCATTTTGGAGCAGCAGCTTGAAAAACTACAAATGGAACCAGGAAGGATCACAAGTACACAGAAACCTCCCCTGAGGAGCAAAACAG GCCAGTCTGCAGGTCAGTCAAGGCTGACCTTGAACATGAGTGATAGGAAGGAGCTCTCCGCAGCCCAGCTGTCCAAGCTGCCTCTAGAATCACAGATAGAGGAGCTCAGCACAAG GCTTGTGATCCAGCTGGATGAGAATGAAGCTCTGAAGGCTGCTCTGGAGGCta CTTAA
- the CCDC13 gene encoding coiled-coil domain-containing protein 13 isoform X1, protein MESDVNGNEHFKSQFKALQVQQQRRLQNLMERKKEKQNSQKSNSGNGKETFNIPTDLNLFETEQPVTEDESKRSLEVENEQLQDQLREVRDENCRLYKLVTEKDFEIKQLQKKLQESRLVLSGTSGLAGDVAATKIVELAKKNREIIAETESEKAKVKQLNNKVKELERELQTAVEKIHFLSGNDGIKQSALKRTEENLAEIPEVKALQEKLTTANFKVLEYRNQLQSAKQELKMTQKLLANEVGEDVNIQSLLTNSGSWRGRAQQILVLQSKIRELESQLGQNKSKTSLSEMDEELLALTDPRKLSAQEKNLLKIRSLEKERKEALEKLTVEHDALQKNHEEVKKILDATKARNKVLCGEVKTLKGQIATLLEKGKHDDELIDALLSQQKQMQEILKHMSQQDEKNKESQQLLGQHLNNEAQKQNCLIEQLRQMVAEREAKVKELEEEIGQLALQKKSAHQGDNSGAVVTPPSAHSEDLYLSGLKPLTSAGDQVGRIASARTVSRMGHTLIESAATKPSLLNSNITPGRLAGNDSLDFKVLQTQITEHKALCQAAEVERDRLLELVTVLQKRIEEGSDKVLETEKRLQEERRRCVILEQQLEKLQMEPGRITSTQKPPLRSKTGQSAGQSRLTLNMSDRKELSAAQLSKLPLESQIEELSTRLVIQLDENEALKAALEATVRKKEEDFKLYQDTMEQVKDIFLQAIRQQKQEKS, encoded by the exons ATGGAGTCAGACGTAAATGGGAACGAACATTTTAAAAGCCAGTTTAAAGCTCTTCAGGTACAACAGCAGAGAAGATTGCAGAATCtaatggagaggaagaaagaaaagcagaacagtcaGAAGAGTAACAGTGGCAATGGAAAGGAGACTTTCAACATCCCGACTGATCTAAACTTGTTTGAAACAGAACAACCTGTAACTGAAGATGAGAGCAAAAG atCGCTTGAGGTTGAGAATGAACAACTCCAGGATCAGCTTCGAGAGGTCCGGGATGAGAACTGCAGACTATACAAACTGGTGACAGAGAAAGATTTTGAGATAAagcaactgcagaaaaaatTACAGGAGAGTAGATTGGTTTTGTCAG GGACGTCTGGTTTAGCAGGGGATGTTGCAGCTACGAAAATAGTTGAACTGGCCAAAAAGAACCGTGAGATAATTGCCGAGACTGAGAGTGAAAAAGCCAAAGTGAAGCAACTGAATAACAAAGTCAAAGAGCTGGAGAGAGAA ctgcagacagcggtggaaaaaatacattttcttagtGGCAATGATGGCATCAAGCAGTCAGCTCTGAAGAGGACAGAAGAAAACTTG gCTGAAATTCCAGAGGTGAAAGCATTGCAAGAAAAATTAACTACAGCCAACTTCAAAGTGCTGGAGTATCGTAACCAGCTGCAATCTGCAAAACAGGAACTGAAGATGACCCAAAAG CTCTTAGCAAATGAAGTTGGTGAAGATGTGAATATCCAAAGTCTCTTGACCAATTCTGGCAGCTGGCGTGGACGGGCCCAGCAAATTCTTGTTCTCCAAAGCAAG ATTAGAGAGCTGGAGAGTCAGTTGGGtcaaaacaagagcaaaacatCACTGAGTGAAATGGATGAGGAACTACTGGCTCTTACCGACCCGAGGAAGCTGTCAGCCCAAGAGAAGAACTTGCTGAAAATTCGcagtttggaaaaagaaaggaaagaagccTTGGAG AAACTCACTGTGGAACATGATGCTCTCCAAAAAAATCATgaggaagtgaaaaaaatccTCGATGCAACAAAAGCCAGGAACAAAGTGCTGTGTGGCGAAGTGAAAACCTTGAAAGGACAGATCGCAACCctgctggagaaaggaaaacacgATGATGAGCTCATCGATGCCTTACTG agccagcagaaacaaatgcaggAAATCTTAAAGCACATGAGCCAGCAGGatgagaagaacaaagaatCCCAGCAGTTGCTAGGACAGCACTTGAACAATGAggctcagaaacaaaactgccttATAGAGCAACTCAGGCAGATGGTGGCTGAACGAGAAGCAAAGGTTAAAGAGCTGGAAGAGGAGATTGGGCAACTCGCACTTCAG AAGAAATCTGCCCATCAAGGGGACAATTCAGGAGCTGTTGTTACACCACCCTCTGCACACTCAGAAGATCTATATCTTTCTGGGCTTAAGCCTCTGACATCAGCCGGCGATCAGGTTGGAAGGATTGCATCTGCTCG caCCGTGTCCAGAATGGGCCATACGCTTATAGAATCAGCAGCTACCAAACCTTCCCTTCTCAATAGCAACATCACACCTGGAAG gCTTGCTGGCAATGACAGCCTGGATTTCAAAGTGCTGCAGACACAGATCACGGAGCACAAGGCCCTGTGCCAGGCTGCAGAAGTGGAGAGAGACAGGCTCCTGGAGCTggtcactgtgctgcagaaaag GATAGAAGAAGGCAGTGATAAAGTCCTGGAAACTGAGAAGAGACTTCAGGAAGAGCGGCGGCGATGTGTCATTTTGGAGCAGCAGCTTGAAAAACTACAAATGGAACCAGGAAGGATCACAAGTACACAGAAACCTCCCCTGAGGAGCAAAACAG GCCAGTCTGCAGGTCAGTCAAGGCTGACCTTGAACATGAGTGATAGGAAGGAGCTCTCCGCAGCCCAGCTGTCCAAGCTGCCTCTAGAATCACAGATAGAGGAGCTCAGCACAAG GCTTGTGATCCAGCTGGATGAGAATGAAGCTCTGAAGGCTGCTCTGGAGGCtactgtgagaaagaaagaggaagactTTAAGCTGTACCAGGACACAATGGAACAAGTGAAGGATATCTTTCTACAGGCCATTCGGCAGCAGAAACAAGAGAAGAGTTAA